The following proteins come from a genomic window of Accipiter gentilis chromosome 2, bAccGen1.1, whole genome shotgun sequence:
- the VPS28 gene encoding vacuolar protein sorting-associated protein 28 homolog, whose translation MFHGIAGPPGMGAPGNKPELYEEVKLYKTAREREKYDNMAELFAVVKTLQALEKAYIKDCVSPNEYTAACSRLLVQFKAALKQVQGSEISSIDDFCRKFRLDCPLAMERIKEDRPITIKDDKGNLNRCIADIVSLFITVMDKLRLEIRAMDEIQPDLRELMETMNRMSHLPPDFEGRQKVNQWLQTLSGMSASDELDDSQVRQMLFDLESAYNAFNRFLHS comes from the exons ATGTTCCACGGCATCGCGGGCCCGCCCGGGATGGGAG CCCCCGGGAACAAGCCGGAGCTGTACGAG GAGGTGAAGCTCTACAAGACCGCACGGGAGAGGGAGAA GTACGACAACATGGCCGAGCTCTTTGCGGTGGTGAAGACGCTGCAGGCTCTGGAGAAAGCCTACATCAAGGACTGCGTCTCTCCTAACGA GTACACGGCCGCCTGCTCCCGCCTCCTGGTCCAGTTCAAAGCCGCCCTCAAGCAAGTGCAGGGCTCCGAGATCAGCTCTATCGACGACTTCTGCCGCAAATTCCGG CTCGACTGCCCCTTGGCCATGGAGAGGATCAAGGAGGACCGGCCCATCACCATCAAGGACGACAAGGGCAACCTCAACCGCTGCATCGCCGATATCGTCTCC CTCTTCATCACGGTGATGGATAAGCTGCGCCTGGAGATCCGAGCCATGGACGAG aTCCAGCCAGACCTACGGGAGCTGATGGAGACCATGAACCGCATGAGCCACCTGCCCCCCGACTTCGAGGGGAGGCAGAAAGTCAACCAATG GCTCCAGACACTCAGCGGGATGTCGGCGTCGGATGAGCTGGATGATTCCCAGGTCCGGCAGATGTTATTCGACCTGGAATCTGCCTACAACGCCTTCAACCGCTTTCTCCACTCCTGA